The following proteins are encoded in a genomic region of Aliiroseovarius sp. F47248L:
- a CDS encoding substrate-binding domain-containing protein: MKRIILAALASISLTGMAVADDLKLAVTTSFHNSGLADILLPQIKQDTGINVQLLVVGTGQAIKLGEAGDVDAILVHSRKAEEAFVAGGFGTHRREIMYNDFVFIGPKTDEANLADATSATDALTRIQTSAATFVSRGDDSGTHKKELSLWAAANINPEGTWYNAVGAGMGAALNTASGMNAYIMSDRASWLNFGNKGDLDLVYAGDPILFNQYAYLPVNPLKHPHVKAELAEILEAWLVSDTAKALINSHQINNETLFVFNAKQG; encoded by the coding sequence ATGAAACGGATTATTCTTGCAGCCCTTGCGTCTATCTCGTTGACCGGCATGGCGGTTGCCGACGACCTGAAGCTCGCTGTGACGACATCATTCCACAATTCGGGGCTGGCGGATATCCTGCTGCCGCAAATCAAGCAGGATACCGGCATCAACGTTCAACTTCTTGTGGTTGGCACTGGTCAGGCGATCAAACTGGGTGAAGCCGGCGACGTCGACGCCATTCTTGTGCATTCTCGAAAAGCCGAAGAAGCCTTTGTCGCTGGCGGTTTCGGCACCCACCGCCGCGAGATTATGTATAACGATTTTGTCTTTATTGGCCCCAAAACAGACGAAGCAAATCTGGCGGACGCTACAAGCGCCACCGATGCCCTGACGCGCATTCAGACCTCTGCCGCCACTTTTGTCAGTCGTGGGGACGACAGTGGCACCCACAAGAAAGAACTCAGCCTGTGGGCTGCTGCAAATATCAACCCAGAAGGGACGTGGTATAATGCAGTCGGGGCTGGTATGGGCGCCGCGCTAAACACCGCATCTGGCATGAACGCCTATATCATGTCTGACCGCGCAAGCTGGTTGAATTTCGGAAACAAAGGCGACCTTGATCTTGTCTATGCAGGCGATCCCATCTTGTTCAATCAATACGCCTATCTACCCGTGAATCCGCTGAAGCACCCGCATGTTAAGGCAGAATTGGCAGAAATACTCGAAGCATGGCTGGTCTCGGACACGGCGAAGGCCTTGATCAACAGCCACCAAATCAACAACGAAACTCTGTTCGTTTTTAACGCAAAGCAGGGGTAG
- a CDS encoding ABC transporter permease, whose translation MKQSRSLNVILGIYVALIFAFVFAPIIFSMIFSFNSQRFPTIPLGEFSTEWYAKILADPDVWDAALNSLIVSCSTAVIATFLGFCTAYSDFRYNFRFKGPYLALILLPPTIPLIIMALAMLAWFSKIGMSGQLYSIIIAHSVLTAPFAMAVIRLRLNQMDPDLESAAWNLGGSEWQTMRHVIVPFCKPAIFSSLFLTAAVSFDEFAVSWFVSGLNKTLPVVVLEIVQGNIDPQVNAIGTFVFLISMTLVVLAQLFFASRQMKSIRS comes from the coding sequence ATGAAACAGAGCCGTTCCTTAAACGTCATTCTCGGCATCTATGTCGCGCTCATATTTGCCTTCGTTTTTGCGCCGATCATCTTCAGCATGATCTTCTCATTCAACTCACAACGGTTCCCGACAATCCCGCTGGGGGAGTTCTCGACCGAGTGGTATGCAAAAATCCTCGCGGACCCTGATGTATGGGACGCCGCGCTGAACAGCCTGATTGTGTCGTGCTCCACTGCTGTAATCGCAACTTTTCTGGGTTTCTGCACTGCCTATTCCGACTTTCGCTACAACTTCCGTTTCAAGGGGCCTTATCTTGCGCTGATCCTGCTGCCGCCGACGATCCCGCTTATTATCATGGCGCTGGCCATGTTGGCATGGTTTTCAAAGATCGGAATGTCGGGGCAGCTCTATTCGATCATCATCGCCCATAGTGTGCTGACAGCGCCCTTCGCGATGGCTGTGATCCGGTTACGTCTTAACCAGATGGACCCCGATCTGGAATCTGCAGCGTGGAACCTTGGCGGTTCAGAATGGCAAACCATGCGTCACGTTATCGTTCCGTTCTGCAAACCAGCGATCTTCTCCAGTCTCTTTTTAACAGCGGCTGTCTCCTTCGATGAGTTTGCTGTGTCATGGTTTGTCTCCGGTTTGAACAAGACATTGCCCGTGGTGGTTCTCGAGATCGTCCAGGGCAACATTGATCCGCAGGTGAACGCCATCGGCACATTCGTCTTCCTTATCTCCATGACCCTTGTCGTGTTGGCGCAGCTCTTTTTCGCCAGCCGCCAAATGAAGAGTATCCGATCATGA
- a CDS encoding nucleoside deaminase produces MNTDDARLLRIAYEEAKAGFDEGGCPIGSVLARDGQVVSRGRNQRVQKGDPIAHGEMDALRKAGRQKTYRDTTLYTSLSPCMMCTGTIIQFGVPRVVIGENTNFGGNEDFLRSKGVEVIVANDPDCIALMQRFIKERPELWAEDIAE; encoded by the coding sequence ATGAATACCGACGACGCCCGCCTGTTGCGTATCGCCTATGAAGAGGCGAAAGCCGGTTTTGACGAGGGCGGTTGCCCAATTGGGTCCGTCCTGGCGCGCGACGGACAAGTGGTGTCCAGGGGTCGCAATCAACGCGTGCAGAAGGGCGATCCCATTGCGCATGGCGAAATGGATGCATTGCGCAAGGCAGGACGGCAGAAAACGTATCGGGATACGACGCTCTATACCTCACTCAGCCCCTGCATGATGTGTACTGGTACGATCATTCAGTTCGGTGTCCCGCGTGTTGTGATTGGCGAGAACACAAACTTCGGCGGAAACGAAGATTTCCTACGCTCCAAAGGAGTCGAAGTGATCGTAGCAAACGATCCTGACTGTATTGCTCTGATGCAGCGGTTTATTAAAGAAAGACCTGAGCTTTGGGCAGAGGACATCGCCGAATAA
- a CDS encoding spermidine/putrescine ABC transporter substrate-binding protein, producing MIRPSITSSIYGLSRRQLLKAGGAAVLTTPFVGRAWAATTEINMLAWYGHGEPDVVAEYEAANNVKFVPKYYAGGDNMLALIAQSPPGTYDLILSDAEFVQQLNLAGYIEEMNPADYPLDDMLHEDFANFPGHWADGKMYSMMLRGGHLGVSYNKNSVTEEEAQSYSCFWKPELEGKVGHFDWHLPTLGMMSLYNGNGAGLWDLDDAQWAKVQETTMSLRKQVGGFFDYGGTFNGLKNGEMQAMVGIGDWITGVLEKDGAPVASVIPKEGGIQFTESYSIGKGSGKAEEAKKFIQYMMSPEGQVKSAQMAAYPGFCVTKAGRAALIEADRAEAERSHQIDGDPQDPITLIKEGRIHYRDIPQQQSLEDWNDFWSEYKSA from the coding sequence ATGATCAGACCATCAATAACTTCCTCGATTTACGGCTTAAGCCGTCGACAATTGCTCAAAGCAGGCGGGGCGGCGGTTCTGACGACGCCTTTTGTCGGCCGCGCGTGGGCTGCCACAACCGAGATCAACATGCTGGCGTGGTACGGCCACGGCGAGCCTGATGTGGTTGCAGAGTATGAAGCTGCAAACAACGTGAAATTCGTGCCAAAATACTATGCAGGCGGCGACAACATGCTGGCGTTGATCGCGCAATCCCCTCCGGGTACCTACGATCTGATCCTATCGGATGCGGAATTCGTACAGCAGCTGAACCTTGCGGGCTACATCGAAGAGATGAACCCGGCTGACTATCCGCTCGACGACATGTTGCACGAGGACTTTGCGAATTTCCCCGGACACTGGGCCGACGGTAAGATGTATTCCATGATGCTGCGCGGCGGTCATCTGGGCGTGTCCTACAACAAGAACTCGGTGACTGAAGAAGAAGCCCAAAGCTATTCGTGCTTCTGGAAGCCCGAACTTGAGGGCAAGGTCGGGCACTTTGACTGGCACCTGCCCACGCTGGGTATGATGAGCCTTTACAACGGCAATGGCGCAGGCCTGTGGGATCTGGATGATGCCCAATGGGCTAAGGTGCAGGAAACCACGATGAGCCTGCGCAAGCAGGTCGGCGGCTTCTTTGATTATGGCGGCACTTTCAACGGCCTCAAGAACGGCGAGATGCAGGCAATGGTCGGCATCGGCGACTGGATCACCGGCGTTCTGGAAAAGGACGGCGCACCCGTTGCCTCTGTTATCCCGAAAGAAGGCGGCATCCAGTTTACCGAGAGCTATTCTATCGGGAAAGGCAGTGGAAAAGCCGAGGAAGCCAAGAAGTTCATCCAATACATGATGTCCCCCGAAGGTCAGGTGAAGTCTGCTCAAATGGCAGCATACCCCGGCTTCTGTGTGACCAAAGCTGGCCGCGCCGCTCTCATTGAGGCCGACCGGGCCGAGGCAGAGCGCTCGCACCAGATAGACGGCGATCCGCAAGACCCGATCACGCTGATCAAAGAAGGTCGGATTCACTACCGCGACATCCCCCAGCAGCAGTCGCTGGAAGACTGGAACGACTTCTGGTCAGAATACAAGAGCGCCTGA
- a CDS encoding phosphoribosyltransferase family protein, whose protein sequence is MTHDKGPRDDRWYFSLMAPNTKGEKFAWLDPTSIYINGKAYHDLLDDLCADLDAEEIDVVAGLDAMGFVLAAGIAARIGRGFLPIRKPGKLCVDTDSASMTNYSGQTQSMEMRLPAFAPGTRVLLVDQWVETGGTMHGAVQLVEQQQGKVAGMVAIVMEENENTAEYRKKYKCVTAIQPGTEWQRQANAQYLESFKTYKPEMAFPV, encoded by the coding sequence ATGACGCATGACAAAGGACCCAGAGACGACCGTTGGTACTTCTCACTCATGGCCCCGAACACGAAGGGCGAAAAATTTGCGTGGCTGGACCCGACCTCCATCTACATCAACGGCAAGGCGTATCACGATTTGCTGGATGATCTCTGCGCTGATCTAGATGCGGAAGAGATTGATGTCGTGGCAGGACTTGATGCGATGGGTTTTGTTCTGGCGGCTGGCATCGCGGCTCGTATCGGGCGGGGCTTCCTTCCGATCCGCAAGCCCGGCAAGCTCTGTGTGGACACAGACAGCGCTTCGATGACCAACTATTCCGGTCAAACGCAATCGATGGAAATGCGTCTGCCGGCTTTTGCCCCGGGAACACGTGTTTTGCTTGTTGATCAGTGGGTTGAAACAGGCGGCACGATGCACGGGGCGGTTCAACTGGTCGAACAGCAACAGGGTAAGGTCGCCGGAATGGTGGCCATTGTCATGGAAGAGAATGAAAACACAGCTGAGTATCGCAAGAAATACAAATGCGTCACAGCTATTCAGCCCGGTACGGAGTGGCAGCGCCAGGCTAACGCGCAGTACCTCGAAAGCTTCAAAACCTATAAACCCGAGATGGCTTTCCCCGTCTAA
- a CDS encoding ABC transporter ATP-binding protein yields the protein MNKPLVVFDKVQKHFGSFVAVKELDFEIREGEFLAIMGPSGCGKTTTLRMLAGLEAPSIGEIRLNDRVMNDVAPHERDTPLVWQSLALFPFLTARENVEFGLKMRGVDKAERKERALKWLDKMGILEFANRHISTLSGGQKQRVALARSLVMEPQILLLDEPLSALDAHLVIRMQAVLTDLQRELGITFVYVTHSQSEAFAMADRVIIMGKGEIAQIGTPKDIYREPANQFVAEFVGRNNILSGKVASLDGDTARIATRSGDFSVPTNEVQLVEGHNASFVISADLVHISMEEPEVGNKAFCRLISEEFVGSMVTLFLEDAQGHEFKVQMQERELSKFDLHSGDEIWLSWDTQSAHVLNQS from the coding sequence ATGAACAAACCCCTGGTTGTCTTCGACAAAGTACAAAAACACTTCGGCAGTTTTGTCGCGGTAAAGGAGTTGGATTTCGAAATTCGCGAAGGCGAATTCCTGGCGATCATGGGTCCGTCTGGCTGTGGTAAAACCACGACCTTGCGCATGTTGGCCGGTCTTGAAGCCCCAAGCATTGGTGAGATACGCCTGAACGACCGTGTGATGAATGACGTGGCGCCGCATGAACGCGATACGCCACTTGTATGGCAATCGCTGGCGCTTTTTCCCTTCCTGACAGCCCGCGAGAACGTCGAGTTTGGTCTCAAGATGCGAGGTGTGGACAAAGCAGAGCGCAAGGAGCGTGCGCTCAAATGGCTTGACAAAATGGGTATCCTTGAGTTTGCCAACCGTCATATCTCGACCTTGTCAGGAGGACAGAAGCAGCGTGTAGCCCTTGCTCGGTCTCTTGTGATGGAGCCTCAAATCTTGCTGCTGGATGAACCTCTGTCGGCGCTGGATGCGCATTTGGTCATCCGCATGCAGGCAGTTCTGACCGACCTGCAGCGCGAGCTGGGGATCACTTTTGTTTATGTCACCCACTCCCAGTCCGAAGCCTTTGCGATGGCCGATCGGGTCATCATCATGGGCAAGGGCGAGATTGCCCAGATCGGCACGCCCAAAGATATCTACCGCGAACCAGCAAACCAGTTTGTGGCCGAATTCGTCGGACGTAACAATATCCTGTCAGGCAAGGTTGCGTCTTTGGATGGCGACACAGCCCGTATTGCAACCCGCTCTGGTGATTTCTCAGTTCCTACAAACGAAGTTCAACTGGTTGAGGGCCACAACGCCAGCTTCGTTATCTCGGCCGACTTGGTTCATATCAGCATGGAGGAACCTGAGGTTGGCAACAAAGCCTTCTGTAGACTGATTTCGGAAGAATTCGTGGGCTCCATGGTCACGCTGTTCCTTGAGGACGCGCAGGGGCATGAATTTAAGGTCCAGATGCAGGAGCGCGAACTCTCCAAGTTCGATCTGCACAGCGGTGACGAGATCTGGTTATCTTGGGACACCCAAAGCGCCCACGTTCTGAACCAAAGCTAA
- a CDS encoding ATP-binding cassette domain-containing protein, whose amino-acid sequence MSKLFPLHVKGASVRRGRKLLVGPVDLVLDTPGITIVIGPNGAGKTSLLRMLHGIARLGGGSIHWGCDNVEARRRQAFVFQSPIVMRRSVLGNLAYPLRLTKMPRTQANAKAAQAAQEVGLQDMLDRPATFLSGGERQKLALARALITKPDLLFLDEPCASLDGRATREIEAILTRAAGSGTGLIMSTHDMGQARRLATDVLFLLNGKIQERGAADQFFNHPTTPQARAFLKGDIVE is encoded by the coding sequence GTGAGCAAGCTGTTTCCCCTTCATGTCAAAGGCGCATCAGTGCGTCGCGGCCGCAAGCTGCTGGTCGGTCCTGTGGATCTTGTGCTGGACACGCCGGGGATCACCATCGTGATCGGTCCCAACGGCGCCGGCAAGACTTCGCTGCTTCGAATGCTGCACGGTATTGCCCGGCTGGGTGGCGGCTCGATTCATTGGGGGTGTGATAACGTCGAAGCCAGACGGCGGCAGGCCTTCGTCTTCCAATCCCCGATCGTCATGCGCCGCTCAGTTCTGGGCAACCTTGCCTATCCGCTTCGTCTGACCAAGATGCCCCGCACCCAGGCGAATGCCAAAGCAGCACAGGCTGCGCAAGAGGTCGGATTGCAGGACATGTTGGATCGCCCTGCAACTTTTTTGTCGGGTGGCGAGCGTCAGAAGCTGGCCTTGGCTCGCGCTTTGATCACCAAGCCCGATCTGCTGTTTCTTGACGAGCCCTGCGCCTCGCTTGATGGGCGTGCCACACGCGAGATTGAAGCCATCCTGACCCGCGCCGCAGGTTCTGGAACCGGGTTGATCATGTCGACCCATGACATGGGACAGGCGCGCCGTCTGGCCACAGACGTTCTGTTTTTGCTAAACGGAAAAATCCAAGAACGCGGTGCAGCTGACCAGTTTTTTAACCACCCGACAACACCGCAGGCACGTGCTTTTCTAAAAGGAGACATCGTCGAATGA
- a CDS encoding ABC transporter permease — translation MSSNPNSRPNFYALTWRLPIIFWQFIFFVGPVLFMVAMSFFLVKNYRMTEAFEFVNWSRMLTRGFFWDSYWYTVFIASVATVCAMCIAFPAAFTLAFRASESTRRWAIFLLIIPFFTSYLVRTFSWFVILSESGVVNAVLGYIGLGPYTMLNTNFGTLVGYMTLTLPLVVILQTVTMANIDKSLIEAARNLGCSPLRTIWQVIIPLSKTGLIIAAIFCFILSFGDFVAPFYLGGSQEPTLPILILDTTKSGQQWPRAAVVAIMMMVTLFAIAFTGIALAYRKGRGAK, via the coding sequence ATGTCCTCGAATCCCAATTCACGCCCGAACTTCTATGCGCTGACCTGGCGTCTGCCGATCATCTTCTGGCAGTTCATCTTCTTTGTAGGACCTGTCCTGTTCATGGTCGCGATGTCGTTTTTCCTGGTGAAGAACTATCGCATGACCGAGGCGTTCGAGTTTGTGAACTGGTCGCGCATGCTGACACGCGGATTCTTTTGGGACAGTTATTGGTACACGGTATTCATCGCGTCCGTGGCAACGGTTTGCGCAATGTGCATTGCCTTTCCCGCCGCCTTTACGCTTGCCTTTCGCGCCTCCGAAAGCACTCGCCGCTGGGCAATTTTTCTGCTGATTATTCCATTCTTCACCAGCTACCTGGTGCGCACCTTCTCATGGTTCGTGATCCTGTCCGAAAGCGGCGTGGTCAATGCCGTGTTGGGCTATATCGGCCTTGGCCCTTACACGATGCTCAACACAAACTTTGGAACGCTGGTGGGATATATGACCCTCACCCTCCCATTGGTCGTGATCCTGCAAACCGTTACCATGGCCAATATCGACAAATCCCTGATCGAAGCCGCCCGTAATCTTGGCTGCTCGCCGCTGCGAACGATCTGGCAAGTGATCATTCCGCTGTCCAAGACCGGCCTGATTATTGCCGCGATTTTCTGCTTCATCCTTTCGTTCGGTGATTTTGTGGCGCCCTTCTATCTTGGTGGATCACAGGAGCCGACCTTGCCGATCCTGATCCTTGATACCACTAAATCGGGTCAGCAATGGCCTCGCGCTGCGGTCGTCGCGATCATGATGATGGTTACACTGTTTGCCATTGCCTTCACCGGCATTGCCTTGGCTTACCGCAAGGGTCGGGGGGCGAAATGA
- a CDS encoding ribose-phosphate pyrophosphokinase: MKLICGNSNRPLAEAIAAHMRVPLAECNVRRFADEEVFVEIHENVRGDDVYVIQSTSYPANDNLMELLVLIDALRRSSAGQITAVIPYFGYARQDRKSAPRTPISAKLVANMITQAGADRVLTMDLHAGQIQGFFDIPTDNLYAVPEIVRDIEQQSSRDNVMVVSPDVGGVVRARALAKRLSTGLAIVDKRRDKPGSSEVMNIIGDVTGKSCVLVDDIIDSGGTLCNAATALLENGAAEVSAYITHGVLSGKAVDRINASDLASLVITDTICATEAVTASSKIRAISIAPMFAKAITRIASGESISVLFQ; this comes from the coding sequence ATGAAACTGATCTGTGGAAACAGTAACCGTCCGCTTGCCGAGGCGATTGCCGCCCACATGCGCGTACCTCTGGCGGAGTGCAACGTGCGTCGGTTCGCCGACGAAGAAGTCTTTGTCGAGATACATGAAAACGTGCGGGGGGATGATGTCTATGTCATCCAGTCCACATCATACCCGGCCAACGATAATCTGATGGAACTGCTGGTGTTGATTGACGCGTTACGTCGCTCATCCGCGGGACAGATAACGGCCGTGATCCCATATTTCGGCTACGCGCGCCAGGATCGCAAGTCAGCGCCCCGCACACCGATTTCGGCAAAATTGGTGGCCAATATGATCACCCAAGCAGGTGCTGACCGCGTGCTCACTATGGATCTGCATGCGGGTCAGATCCAAGGGTTCTTCGACATCCCGACTGACAATCTATATGCGGTGCCGGAAATCGTTCGGGACATCGAACAACAAAGCAGCCGTGACAACGTCATGGTTGTGTCCCCGGATGTGGGTGGCGTGGTGCGCGCTCGCGCTTTGGCAAAGCGCCTGTCGACTGGTTTGGCGATTGTCGACAAGCGCCGCGACAAGCCTGGGTCTTCTGAGGTGATGAACATAATCGGAGATGTTACTGGCAAGTCCTGCGTGTTGGTGGATGACATCATCGATTCTGGAGGCACGTTGTGCAACGCCGCGACGGCTCTGCTGGAAAATGGTGCCGCAGAAGTATCGGCCTATATCACGCATGGTGTCTTGTCGGGCAAAGCGGTGGACAGGATCAACGCATCCGATCTGGCTTCTTTGGTAATCACCGATACGATTTGTGCTACGGAAGCCGTCACTGCTTCTTCGAAAATTCGCGCGATCTCTATTGCTCCGATGTTTGCGAAAGCGATCACGCGCATCGCCAGTGGGGAATCCATCAGCGTTTTGTTCCAGTAG
- a CDS encoding ABC transporter permease, with translation MVDLWSGLIQAFWLLVTLDADLVEISLRSLRVTLTALLISCAIAMPLGAFLAVRRFRSRRVTIAVLNALMGLPPVVVGLIVYVFFSRSGPFGVLGLLFTPTAMIIAQVIIITPLIASISHQALRELWSDYHDLLISMNTTQKQRVQALLWDGRRALLTAALAGFGRAIGEVGAIMVVGGNIDHHTRVLTTAIALETGKGDFALALALGFVLILLAITVNLAIHIISRTEQGGRW, from the coding sequence ATGGTTGATTTATGGTCCGGCTTGATCCAAGCGTTCTGGCTTTTGGTAACGCTGGATGCGGATCTTGTCGAAATCTCGCTCAGATCGCTGCGCGTCACCCTGACAGCGCTTCTGATATCCTGTGCCATTGCCATGCCGCTGGGCGCCTTTCTGGCGGTCCGCCGCTTTCGCTCCCGACGCGTGACAATCGCCGTTCTAAACGCCTTGATGGGTTTGCCACCTGTCGTCGTGGGCCTGATCGTTTACGTATTTTTCAGCCGATCTGGACCTTTCGGAGTGCTGGGTTTGCTGTTCACCCCAACAGCCATGATCATCGCACAGGTTATCATCATCACACCACTCATCGCTTCGATATCGCATCAAGCCCTTCGAGAGCTTTGGTCAGACTACCACGATCTTCTGATTTCGATGAACACAACACAAAAGCAACGCGTTCAGGCTTTGCTTTGGGACGGTCGCCGGGCACTTCTAACGGCCGCGCTGGCCGGGTTTGGCCGCGCCATCGGTGAGGTTGGTGCAATCATGGTGGTGGGCGGCAATATTGATCACCACACCCGTGTCCTGACCACCGCAATCGCGCTTGAGACAGGAAAGGGCGACTTTGCCCTGGCGCTCGCACTTGGTTTTGTGCTGATCCTGCTGGCGATCACGGTCAACCTGGCCATTCACATCATCAGTCGAACAGAACAAGGCGGTCGGTGGTGA
- a CDS encoding polysaccharide deacetylase yields MIRNPIPWPNGAKCAVAITFDMDADSLIHIAKPEDSHDRLYPISMGRYGPLVALPRILDTYRQLELRQSFFIPGWCLETYPDVAEAILKGGHEIGHHGYLHEDPIKTRGQQREWFERTLDAHMRICGQKPRGYRAPVYNITQEVVDLIIEHGMRYDSSMMADDIPYQLETVNGSLYEMPVHWGTDDWPPFAHYDEIGYMMPVAGPSHGLAGFWEEFEAQYDAGGFFMLIIHPFLTGRLARWKQVEAWITHTRETKNVWFATLDEIADHMSQLEREGAWQPSLETLPYYAGPILDQKE; encoded by the coding sequence GTGATCCGCAATCCGATCCCTTGGCCAAATGGCGCGAAATGTGCGGTTGCGATCACATTCGATATGGATGCGGATAGCTTGATCCACATCGCCAAGCCCGAAGACAGCCACGATCGCCTCTATCCTATCTCAATGGGTCGCTATGGCCCGTTGGTCGCTCTGCCCCGGATCCTTGATACGTATCGGCAGTTGGAGTTAAGGCAATCGTTCTTCATCCCTGGCTGGTGTTTGGAAACCTATCCTGATGTGGCCGAGGCGATCCTGAAAGGCGGTCATGAAATCGGGCATCACGGCTATCTACATGAAGACCCGATTAAAACGCGCGGCCAGCAGCGGGAGTGGTTTGAACGCACGCTTGACGCACATATGCGCATCTGCGGACAAAAGCCGCGCGGCTATCGCGCACCTGTTTACAATATCACGCAGGAAGTAGTTGATCTGATCATCGAACACGGGATGCGCTATGACAGCTCGATGATGGCGGACGACATTCCTTACCAATTGGAAACCGTCAATGGGTCGCTCTACGAGATGCCCGTCCACTGGGGCACAGACGATTGGCCCCCTTTCGCACACTATGACGAGATCGGCTATATGATGCCCGTTGCCGGTCCGTCCCACGGACTGGCCGGTTTTTGGGAAGAGTTCGAGGCTCAGTATGACGCGGGTGGCTTTTTCATGCTGATCATCCACCCGTTTCTGACAGGACGCCTGGCGCGCTGGAAGCAGGTTGAAGCGTGGATCACCCATACGCGCGAAACCAAAAATGTCTGGTTTGCCACGCTAGACGAAATCGCCGATCATATGAGTCAATTGGAACGCGAGGGGGCTTGGCAGCCAAGCCTCGAGACACTGCCCTACTATGCAGGCCCGATACTTGACCAAAAGGAATAA
- a CDS encoding LysR family transcriptional regulator, with product MGAVNLSTELLRAFITVIEVASFTRAAEILGRTQPAISLQVKRLEEAVGYPLIERKGKDISLTERGEALAIHARQILRLNDLAMAQFEQPSPSSKLRVGLPVDYAVNTLQSCLTDVVRKFTETQIEIRCDLSRHLLTAMRSNEIDIAVALFDGDDQQFLFRNWKEQPTWVGATNFEIPEGSDIPLVAHPYGCVYRDRMAAALKLAGKSWRIAYSSPGIGGVQRAVQDGLGLSCLTAPTVQSGMRKFSEKDGLPVLSPLHIGLFARQAQLGAGGYAAMDAMARTLELQSSDAQVE from the coding sequence ATGGGCGCAGTCAACCTTTCAACAGAGCTTTTGCGAGCTTTCATAACCGTCATAGAAGTCGCTAGTTTCACGCGTGCTGCGGAAATTCTCGGCCGTACCCAACCTGCGATCAGCTTGCAGGTGAAACGATTGGAGGAGGCCGTCGGCTATCCTTTGATAGAGCGGAAAGGCAAAGACATTTCCCTGACAGAGCGTGGCGAGGCACTGGCCATTCATGCTCGTCAGATACTGCGCTTGAACGATCTTGCAATGGCGCAATTCGAACAGCCTAGCCCCTCTTCAAAGCTGCGTGTTGGTTTGCCCGTAGATTATGCAGTGAACACACTGCAATCCTGCCTAACGGACGTTGTTCGCAAGTTCACCGAAACACAGATTGAGATTCGCTGTGATCTGTCCAGACACCTTCTGACAGCGATGCGGAGCAATGAAATCGATATTGCTGTGGCCTTGTTTGACGGTGATGATCAGCAGTTTCTCTTCCGAAATTGGAAAGAGCAACCTACCTGGGTTGGGGCCACAAATTTCGAAATCCCTGAAGGGTCCGACATCCCCCTTGTCGCACATCCCTATGGCTGTGTTTACCGTGACCGCATGGCTGCCGCTTTGAAGCTGGCAGGAAAAAGCTGGCGCATCGCTTACTCAAGTCCCGGGATCGGCGGCGTCCAACGTGCAGTCCAGGACGGCCTTGGTCTATCCTGCCTGACCGCCCCAACAGTCCAGAGTGGCATGCGCAAATTCTCTGAAAAAGACGGCCTGCCAGTCTTGTCTCCCTTGCATATCGGTTTATTCGCACGGCAGGCACAGTTAGGTGCCGGCGGATATGCGGCAATGGATGCCATGGCCAGAACGCTGGAACTCCAATCGTCGGACGCGCAAGTCGAATAA